The genomic DNA tttagttagaagCCAATATTTTCCTTCACTTACCAAGCTTACACTTCAGCTGTTATTAGAGAAAACAGGGAAGGGAGCCATTAATTCCTGGGCTGGGATTAAAAAGAACTAGTATCCCTGGAGGATAATATGAACAGAGCATAACCATTAGTTATTTTTATGACCACTAAGAGCTGTCTAGTTATTGAGTAGATGATGATGCATTATGAACCTTAAAGACCTCAGAATCATTTATTTCCTtgaaattattgtaaattattgGCTCTCACACCAGTCTTGCTGTTTTAGCAAATAGTAAGAGAAGCTTATGTCTGGCATTTGTTGTTGGTTGCCAATCCAGATTGCAAGTGCTGACCACACTCAGTGTTGCTTAACAATGATTACGTCCTGACTTAGCTTAAATATTCATCGGTTTGGCCTCTATTGGCACGGTTTGACCTACTTTCCAGCTTAGAATTTGTCGTCAGTTTCATGGCACTGAATTTTGGGTGACATTTTCTTGGTAAAACACCCATTTTTCTTTCAATACACATTTGCATATGATTCCTTACTCACTTTGCATATTCATTCACTTTCTGTTATTATTCTTTGTGAAATAATTCATGGCAATGTAATTATCTATACAAATATAGATAGGTGACACTTGGGATTCACTTTGTAGCCTTGGTGTTAAAGTGACAGAGGTAATTTCTCCTCATGTTTGTGCTTTCTAGGCACAGTGATCACCTATTACAGCGTCAGGGCCCTGATAGCCGACACAGGTAATAGTCTGCTGAAGATGGGCCGTTACCGAGAACAAGTGGAAGCCATCCTACACAGATACGAAAACATTGTTCCAGCGCCAGAATATGCTTTGGTTGGGCATCGACATTTTTTCAAGTAAGTTGATTGGATTGAGGTTAGCTCCTGCCGCtcaatttctttgtttctttcttaaattattGCAAGATAATCGTTACCTGTTTCACTAATTGGGTCAACACTAACCCTTTCAGATTTCTGTGATTTAGAACTACAGCATTGTTTTCCCAACACATGACTGCCTCCCTAGTTTCAGTTGGGGGGCCTTCGGAGAAGGGGCACTTGGTTAAACTAAGGTCCCTAGGTTCCCCAGGTCATCTGAACTGTCTGTCTTTAGATGTGTGGGCTCCAGGTTTTTCAAGCAAGCACTAGAAGAATGCCTCTAACCCCCTGTAGGGACCAAGTCTCCTTCAGGATCACTAAAGttttgaaacaaatataaaattttatttttcatattattaaaagAAGATGCACAACCCAACCTAAACTTCTGTGATTCCTTGAAGGCACTGGATCCATTCACCAATTGGTCCAAAGGCCATTTTGGATCTCTTCTGCTTCAGAGACTGGGAGCTGCTGGCAGGCTGAATCCAGTGTCTTCAAGTAATATCAAGAAATGGGAGAcaaatttttcttttccacattAAATTCAATCAAAGTTGTTATTATAGGCACTCTTCTCTTGAGTCCATAGGGAACCTAGGGTCACTGATGTTTCAGAAGAGTCTGGAGGCCACCATTCTAAACATGTTGGAAGGAAAACTTTAATATAAGTAGAAAGGACTCTTACTGATGTAGAGCTGAAGATAATCGCATTATCAGTCCAGTCCTACCCTTTCCAGCTCTGACTTGTCCGCCCATCAGCGCCGTGACTATTATGCTAGCGTGAGGATTCTCTCCAATCGAACTGTGAGACCTGAGAGTTGGTCATCTGGTGAAAACATTGATGGATACTTTCAAGTAGGTTTCAACCTCTTTGCTTATCTGTGCTTCAGGGAGATAGGTTAAAACAAGTAATCTTGCCAAAGGCCCCTGATTATTAGGGAAAAGGAAGTTTATAAGAATCCTCTGAGGGAATTTTTAGTTATCTTGGAAAAATATTAGCTTTCAATAAACAGAAAAGCACCGATTGCTTAATTGAATGTGATGAGTTTTTTAAAGGGAAGGTATTGAAGGGTTCTTTCCAAGAAAGTTCAAGTTCGCTCTGAtgtgagagagaggcagaacAGGACCAGCTCCTGAATGGAGTTAGTGGGTTGTTAGGACTTTAGTTTTGATGGAACttagaaaaaaatacagttaAAAGGAAATGAGTATGGCAGACCTCCCTGCCATTTTCATGACCACCTGTTGCCTTGCATAAGATTTCTGTATCTGCAGAGTAAAATTTGCCAGATTATTTCTGCTTTTGAAGGACTATTTTAAAAATTGATCTCATCTGCACTCATCATCTCTTAAAAACAGACCTTTGGTCAGATTGTAAAATCTGATGTgagtttaaaatactactgaTCAGGCAAGACTAGATTTGACAGGCACCCTCTATTCTGAATGCCACATTCCAGGCAGATGGCTTCATGACAATCCTCGTCGATGGTGGAGAGTATTGAAAGTTGAGGAATGAGGTCTTCCAGGTGTATGACTGGGCAAGAGTGCCTTCCGTTACCAACCAGTACACCACAGAAATTCCAGCCGTAAGTCCTGAGCTCTTTTCAGTCTCATTGGGTCTTCTACTGTTAAATGCTCTGCCCTACAATACATTCGCCTTTTTGTCAGTCAAGACCTTGAGcttaaaagcgcctcagtggcgtggtcagcttggtcttggcctgctacctcagTGGTTGCGAGATCGATTCTTGggcgttccattgaggggtcagagatgtgtatttctggtgatataagttcactctcgacgtggtttgggagtcacgtaaagccattggtccctttgctgagtaaccaccggttccgtgcaacgtaaagacaccatacaaacaaacaaacaagaccttGAGCTTAGTGGGATAAATGAGAGGCAAATGTCCAGATGAATGGGAAGGGCCTGTGTACTACTGTTGGGTGAGAGACAGCTAGTAGTGTGGTTGGGTGAGATGCATAATAAGTACTACCGTCTGCAATCATGGAAGTGAAAACAAGGCAGTGATGTATAGTAGAGTAGAAGTGAATGTGGCTGATCTAAATAATGCTGCTGTCACAACTTTTAAAGTTTGGGCTCCATGAGCTTCCAAAGGGAACAGGTATAAGAACCGGTTTCTATTGTTTGCCTTCAATGACTTGCAAGTGTCCCCCTTTGGGGCTCACTGTTATTACTGTAAGAAAAAGATTTTCAGAATTTTAGATAATTACTTATGATTTGGACATACTAACACTACCAATCACTTGACATGGATACagaatggatattattattattattaaatgtaataCATAAACAGGCTCAAGGTAATCTGCAGTGACAATATTGCCCTTTACAGTACCACCTAAACAGTTGGTTCTCAAGGTACTTCTACAATGACGCCAAATTCAGTGGTGGCGTCACAGATGGCCTGGTCGGTCTAGCGAGCATGGTGTACAACCGACCACACGTTCCTCTTCGCGCACTGAAGTCTTGGTTCTTCTTCGACGACGTCATTGTAGTTGTGGGGTCAGGTATCACTCTGGATCCAGCTCATGTCACTCACAAATATGTTGGAACCACTTTAACTCAGGTACTTTACTTCTGCCCTGAACATTTGAGTCATGTGTTTGAATTAGTAAAAAGTTTAACAGACGATTTGCATGAATTATTTGTCTTTCCAAGTAGACGTGATTATGCTAACCTTTGCTCTACCAGTCAGTTACTGGTGAGTGAAATTCTTGGTATATTTCTGAGCTAACTGAAGTTCGCCTATTAATGACATCCTCTTACCTGTCCAGATAGCTTTTGAAGGTCGGTTTGTCGTCTGCACAGGAAGTGGGAAAGAAGAAACTCTAGAGATGGGTGTCTTTGACTACTACAAACCGTCCTGGCTGTTTCCACCGTAATGTCAGCTACGTTTTCCTGAATGGTGATGAACACCTTCATTCAACAGCTGAAACGCGGTACCATGATGACAAAGAGCTCGATGTCTTTATGTAAGTAATGTAGTTATAAGAATTTTTCCCTTAATCTTTAGTATTACTGGCATACCAGTATTATGGAAACAGTCCAGATTTATATCAGTTGCATTTACAGGGCTTGGATAACCCACAAAGCTGATCCCATTAATGCTACGCTGGCTTATGCCGTACTCCCAGCAACAAACCTTGAAATCACAAGACAGTTCTTCAGTCATCCTTCTGTGGAAGTTGTCACCCAAGACGAAAACAAGCACGTGGTTTGCCATCACCCTTCAGTGGTAAATATCCAGTtggtttttttgcattttaatatttttttgctaaatactaaaaagaaatttttgaGATCTGAGAAAGACTAGATAATCATCCATGCTTACTAGTAAGTTTGGATTTGTTTGCttgaaaagttttatatattttacaaacctcttattattattagacaggGTTCACCCAGCTTGACTTCAGTGCCTGATATTTGGAAAGCCAGAGAACAATACATTTCAAGTGTAGTGACCTCATGAAGAAGTATAACATACCCTTCTAGTTATAGACTCAGAATGTAAACTTTAGTACTTGAATGAGTCTACAATCTTTCGCGCCCTTCTTGACAGGCTATCGGCGCATCTCTGGTAAGTGCTGGGAAAGTGATCGTGGACTCCTGTGGCGGTGTAGGGCCCCTGGAGATTGAGGTTGATACCCCTTGCCTTGTGTTAGCAACTGTGGAGAAAACTACTGCCGGAGAAGCCACGATATTCCTCTCTGTCTCTGATCCTCAGCAGATCTATGATGTCTTGAAAATTTCCATCACTTTTGAAGGCTCCGTGATGGAAAAGGGGATTGACCTTCCACTCGATCCCGTGAGGGGATCCAGCACAACTGTAATGATTCGACTGTAGAACGACCAGGAACTGAAGCTCGGTATTTTCCACTTGTGCTGGCACTGGTTGATTTTGATCTGATACCAAGACCAGAGCAATAAATTCTTTTCAGCAGCTAACTTTTGTAATCTGTCAACAATGCTTATGAATTCCTTGAAAAACTTGGCCAAATAATAATGCAAACTGAACATCATAAAGGTCACCCTTGGCCAAATAATaacacaagcgcctcagtggcgttgtcggtttggtcttggactaccacctcggtggccgcgagttcgattctcgggcattccactgaggtgtgaggattgagtatttctgttgatagaatttcactctcgacttggttcggaagtcacgtaaagccgttggtcccgttgctgaataacataAAGTTCACCCTGAGGTAACAGATGTTCAGGGATAACTCTTCCACAGTACCTGTGATGTAACTTGTAAATATCCCGTGAACTGCAGCACATTCCATTGCCGCCCTACCTGCATTTTGGGATCATTAACATCATCAATGACggactgattaacagctcttctaagGCGGCAAAATCGCTAGGGATTTGATAGTTGGAGACACTTCCATTGCAGATTGGATCTGGCTAAATGCATCCTTgcacaactcccccccccccccaaagggacCAGTTAGTTAgcacagcgtgccttcggccccctagctgcaagcaacccctttcattcctcttactttacttctgttcttcttcttcttcttattcatctTCTCTTTTTTGCATCTCCTGAGAGTTGTTTCAAATTGCAGACTGCGGGATTTATCAGtacatcctgttacaccttgcagaTATTCTgactttcattaataataatgataataatagttaataataatgataataataataatgaaatctggTGTCGATTGACGAATAGGGATTTGAAACGTCTCTTGCGAATGGCCAGTGACGTCACCACCGATATATAATCATCAATTCGCAGGTGTTAGTTAAGTCTGAGCCTCTCGAAAGGCCCCCCAGGAGAAGAAACGTGGCACTGATACGTGTGTGTTTGCTcccaccctcacccccacccccccctcacccttcctcccttcctcccttccccctcctccctccctccctccgtcgAG from Macrobrachium nipponense isolate FS-2020 chromosome 22, ASM1510439v2, whole genome shotgun sequence includes the following:
- the LOC135198272 gene encoding LOW QUALITY PROTEIN: chondroitinase-AC-like (The sequence of the model RefSeq protein was modified relative to this genomic sequence to represent the inferred CDS: substituted 1 base at 1 genomic stop codon), yielding MDIGLRLRFLLLVYLLHSHPCCTRGDDAFQVVYQRMHSSALARASHQDLRKIVALLQPDGSFSDLEYEGPGSQSFVTHGRRQSALLYHHWKGQNLTKEADLCFRYITYDAPPIDEPNWWDHIIGVPLQMWQGAVLAQGVLDQQLLLDFLDRFWANTLHGPVWNPEDLGGSNAGGNFGPRALLGEVEGLLRGTWQRVHGEVASQLYEELALRNSYEGNGVRPDGCIHQHNPLGNHSTVDHMYLNHTLGNPYSGEYGKEMMWTLGLMMSWYSSTDLDYEDAAVEGIYSSYLQCHQWVFRGGVIEPTLVGRKIPTGTVITYYSVRALIADTGNSLLKMGRYREQVEAILHRYENIVPAPEYALVGHRHFFNSDLSAHQRRDYYASVRILSNRTVRPESWSSGENIDGYFQADGFMTILVDGGEYXKLRNEVFQVYDWARVPSVTNQYTTEIPAYHLNSWFSRYFYNDAKFSGGVTDGLVGLASMVYNRPHVPLRALKSWFFFDDVIVVVGSGITLDPAHVTHKYVGTTLTQVLYFCPEHLSHVFELVKSLTDDLHELFVFPSRRDYANLCSTSQLLYYWHTSIMETVQIYISCIYRAWITHKADPINATLAYAVLPATNLEITRQFFSHPSVEVVTQDENKHVVCHHPSVAIGASLVSAGKVIVDSCGGVGPLEIEVDTPCLVLATVEKTTAGEATIFLSVSDPQQIYDVLKISITFEGSVMEKGIDLPLDPVRGSSTTVMIRL